TTTgggaatttttatataaattcttAACGGGATTGGAGGCCAATCCTCTCTGGATTTGGGAAGGTTCAGCCATCCCAGACCCTGTCCATGAACATCCCGATCTCCAAGGTCCTAGTCAAGGGCGAATTCCGCTCCGCAAACCATCTTTCTCACAATACTAGGGTACCTGAGTACTCGAGTACGGTAGTTGAATCCATCAAGAACATGGGCTTTGCATCATATGCAGTGATGGAGCCATGGCGGATGTTAACATATACAAGATTCCCGTCCAAATAGATCCCTTGTCTAATTAAGTCAATACTGTTATACACCCGCTAATGTTAAAATTTCCTGCTTGATCCCTTTGCAGTTGAGCTCGATTTGgcccttaatttttttattggtaaCCTCGTCTACCTTCTCCAACTCATCCAATGGTTGTCTCTATCTTCATCAAACGAATTTGCTCAATTATCTCTTTGATCAACACGTTAAGCTGCGAGTAGAGGAGAAGAAGCAGCtatcagaaaaaagaaagtaaaaaaaaggggaagaagataGACGAGGgcgaaagggaaaaaaaatcaactggGCTaccaaataatattaattaatttatagttTAATCttattgtttatatatatttatttatttatttttgtcccAAATCTCACTTAAGTTTGAAGAAACTAGGAATTaccttgacttgggaaataaataaaatcacatgattttatttttaaatctaattttatttgagaaaataagTAAATCATATGGTTTTGTATGCAATTTTCGGTAGATATTGTATATAAgattttacttcttttttaattgaacAGACACAAATCTATTCAAAGCATGTTCTTATCCAGTAATGTGTCAGAGAAAAGCAGAGCCACTAGctcaaaagagaaaataaagatCAGAGAAAGGAAGCTGGCCGATCTCAACTTTAGGGTTAAGGCAAAGGGTCCCTTTGTGAACTGGAAAACTAATGATGATCTTTTcaatgaaggaaaaagaaaagcagaCAGAGATAGCGTCTCCCAGTCCTTGCAATTTTTTTCTGAATGCCAGTCTTTGCAAtttggaaaggaaagaaaattgcCTATTTGCATtacccagaaaaaaaaaatacacccttttttggaaaatgtaatgtcaattatattaaaaatttactcTAAAACCCTTAAAGATTTACTCTATCATTTCGTTTATtgtggggaaaaaaaagaaaaaagaaaaacaaaagaaaaacaaaagaccATGGTTCCAAATTGATACTTATATGTAGAGCACTGGCGTTGATTTTAAGTAATTTCCATCACTTTTCTTGGTATTTCATCAATGCAGGACCAAAACCTTATAATTAAAACCATACTAAATTTacaaatatcttttaaaattcgAAAGTTTCGCAAGATGTTAGTGTGCTGTCAGAGAATGCCCATTTTATCCATTCAATATGTATTCCACATATAAGAGTTAAAATATACTGGAAACTTACTTACGTATAGCGCGTCCTAACTGCGTGTTTTGCATCCAATTATAATGGTTTTTTTTCCAATGCACTCATAGATGGGTTAATTTGGAAGAGGTAGGAAAAAATTAAGGGTAAGAAAAGTAAAGAGTAAGAATTGGAgatagaatttgaaaaaaaaaataacaagaaTAATGCCATAGAAAGTGGGATTAGGAGGTTTAGagaaaagagcaaaatatTGGGAGATTGATAAGTGGGAGAAACGAAAAATGAGAGAATAATATTAAGCGGACAATATTATCTTTCAACTCTCCTCTCTTTCACTTTAAATtgtatatcatatattattaacTAAGAATAAGGAGTATTTTCAACCTTTCAACCACATTCTCTAGATAAAATAGCAGTTACAAAATCCTGTTTTgtttaaataatagtataatataagatatattgaatatatatatatatatacatatacatatacatatgagAGTGCAATTTtagcaaaattttgaaattatagcCTTTTTACCACAACAATTGAAATGTTGTGcttgatttttaatttgttgaaaGCACTGGCACTTTTTATACGATCATCCTAAAAGCAAACCCAAACAAGAAGTTTCCTATCACAAGAAAATAACCCAATTATATAAGGAGATTATTAATATACTAGTGTTTGATAACgttgttttttttgtttgaattAGGTATCTAAAAGTTAGTTATAATATAGTTATACACTATAGATGGGTGGCCCACGCTCAGCAGCggattatatatttcaaattattacaCATCTCATATAGGCATTTCTGAAagtaaaaacacataaattAAACAGatattacataattatttttattcagTATGCACTCTGGTATCCGGAAGTTTAATTggatcccgactaatccagttaaGTCGGGTCAGCCATTAATTGGTAAAGCTCTCCCAGCgtagatttatatatttatttattttttgggtaagggtacataattctttttttcactAATATATATTGCGTGATTATCAAtcacttgtttttttttttggggatgaAACTTCACTTGCCTCAATAATGAAATAACGATATTAACCATTCTCTCGGAGGGGGAAAAAACTATCATTGGAAGAGCTAGGGGAGAGAGAGCGAGGGGGAGTGGGTGGGGGTTGGGGTTGGGGTTGGGGTTTGTGGAGAAGGtggagacagagagagacatGAGAATGGAAGAGGAGAATCATTGACGAATTTATCATGCACGTGGAGAAGCGGAAGGAGAAGATCGAGCGAAATGGCATATGTATGCTAAGttgattaatttgtaattgGTTAAATCAAATGTTCTAAATGATcattttgtaaatttattgCAATATCaataaggaaaagaaaattctcactttatttatatattatgtaattcaATATATTCCCGTTAGAATCTCTCAGAACTTTCATTTGAATCGACGAGAGTCTTTCATTTGAATCGATGAGAACGCGTCACATCAGCGTCTTTAACTCCTCATGAAAAGTCTCTTCATGTTCCTGCATTAAGCATGCACATACATTTAATTAATGCAATAtacgaaaattttgaaaaaccaTATTCCactaaaattctaaaatatatctcacaaaaaaattaaataaaatacgtaAATGAAATTGCTCGCACAATACGCGAGCAAAAAGACTAGTTATAGTGtaaatatagatagataggcTAAATTATAATGCCTTGCTATTGTTATTTTGATTGtgtaaatgaaaatataatatttcacGAGCACACGTGATCGTGTGCGTCGTACCGGTATAACATCTATTATTTACTTAATAGCCTCGTACTTTATACAACTTCTGACCTAatcatatatcatatcatGGCTCTAGCTAGGACACCAATGCTGAAGGTCTAATGCCAAAACATATATTGGCTGAACTTTACAGCCAGTCAATTAATTTCGTCACTCCACTAAATTTGGGTCCCAAGATTGCCGAAAGTGAATCCCTCTTATATCCTTGACCAAGAAAACTGCCCCTTTACTGCTTCCTTGCTTCGGAGGCTCTATAGTCTATACTaatccatatatatgtatatatatgtatatgtatgaatGTAGATATTATCTCTATATGTGTTTCTTAgtttataaagaaaagaaaaaaagaaactcgGATGGAATGGCTGATTCGTGTATTCAGTATTTCTAAACGATTGTTTGACTGGAAGAATTATTACACCTGCATACATACATGGAAAAACATAAGTGGAAGCGGAAAGCGAGGTCTActgtcaaaatttcatatCAGAAATTAACCATTAAAACATGTAGGTCGATACAAGGAAGAAGTTGATAGTCACGAATCCACGATCTTTATTGTGATGTCCATATATAGGAAGAAATGGTCACATTAGACACTATTGCAGAGAAATGAATTGCATATTGATTGCTATGTTTGCTCCTTAGCTTCCTAGAAAACACAGATTTCGTAACGTCCTGCTAGATGTAAAACTCTGTAATTCTATAAGAGAAGATATCTGACTGCAGGAATGcatggaaatgtgaagaaagaGGTAACATAGTTCTACGGTATCACACACGGCCTCGTCTGAAATCAAGGGGTTCAATATTCGACTCTTGTCTGCTGGATTAATTTCCCAATCCCTTTCCAATTTACCAGGCCCATGCGTTTTCTTCGTGATAAGtagaaaagaaatagaaatctaGGAAGGACCCCAGCAATGTTGCCTGTCTACgctttcaattatttttgaagAGCTGTTACAacagaaaggaagaaaaggacATCTTTGCTTAACCTACATGACAGAGAAAAAGATTCATTTGTATAATGAATGGAATCTTTCATGAACACATGATGAAAAAGCTAACATTCCAACTTGTAAAAATTGGCCTTACGAAAAAAATAGTGTCCATTAACAAACCATCCAACCTAATATTTCTTCTCCCCAATCTTTGAGCACTCTCCCCAAAGGTCCAAGCAAACAGCATATTTCACATCATCATCACTGACATCGTCGTCGAGTTTTGAGCTTTGATGTCCCGTTTAAGCTTTCCGAAGAAGCTTCTGCCGGTTAGACAGGCATGGAAGGGCCTCGCCAGTGGCCTCCGCTCCAAACTCACCAAGCTCAAGGAGTCGAAGCTCATCAGAACCACAACTCATCGAATCCTCTCTTCAAAATTCCTACATCGACTCTTCGTGCCCTTCAAGCGGCGGTCTCTCGCCAAGACCTCTAACTTCTGCCACTTTCAGCCCCGCCTGTACCAATACTACCGCAACAACTGTCCGTCGATCTACATTGACGAGCTCTTTGAAGATGATGAACGTCATGGGCCTTCTTGGAATAGTTCCCGCAGGGTACCTGTTGATCACGAGAAAGGAGAGACAAGCAACGGTAGAGAGGAGGCGAGAGCGAAACCCTCCGAATTGGTTGGGAATCAAAGAAGAGAGGGAAAAGTTGCGTACGATGTTGATGAAGTGTGGAGGAATATCGTAGCT
The sequence above is drawn from the Punica granatum isolate Tunisia-2019 chromosome 5, ASM765513v2, whole genome shotgun sequence genome and encodes:
- the LOC116207092 gene encoding uncharacterized protein LOC116207092, coding for MSRLSFPKKLLPVRQAWKGLASGLRSKLTKLKESKLIRTTTHRILSSKFLHRLFVPFKRRSLAKTSNFCHFQPRLYQYYRNNCPSIYIDELFEDDERHGPSWNSSRRVPVDHEKGETSNGREEARAKPSELVGNQRREGKVAYDVDEVWRNIVASSPQLRCVDERAEDFISKIKEDMKLQRERSILEFQEMLKRSA